In the genome of Pseudomonas sp. P5_109, one region contains:
- a CDS encoding ABC transporter substrate-binding protein, which translates to MTQALDTLWYTRCPVPTGLGIAVQKGWLQDTVGALGTQVQSLRESTDKAVRESHFDHTLRNSVRHGGNIPAIWARAQGRETRVIGLSWADEVQLILTLPDSGIKTVKDLKGRRFGLPDWAGAQIDFTRAQALRGLENALSLEGLQVGDVQLVNFRYEGTFSDPQVSTVNGTPVSAQRVEGRNLELVGLLRGEVDAIFLKGASAARQAHEFGLHTVIDTGSHPEPLIRSNNGTPRTLAVDLNLLDNHFDVATGILDSVRRAEHWAHTHPEDTRRYLARETNSSEYWVSAAYGNDAHLRLRTELDEQAIDALQDFTHFLHRWRFIPKSFDVRDWIDPRPLDALLQTPTALAG; encoded by the coding sequence ATGACTCAAGCTCTGGACACCCTTTGGTACACCCGCTGCCCGGTACCCACCGGGCTGGGCATTGCCGTGCAAAAAGGCTGGCTGCAAGACACCGTCGGCGCGTTGGGCACGCAAGTGCAGTCGCTGCGCGAATCCACCGACAAGGCCGTGCGTGAATCGCACTTCGATCACACCCTGCGCAACTCGGTGCGCCACGGCGGCAACATCCCGGCCATCTGGGCCAGGGCCCAGGGCCGGGAGACACGGGTGATTGGCCTGTCCTGGGCCGATGAAGTGCAACTGATCCTGACCCTTCCCGACAGCGGCATCAAAACCGTCAAGGACCTCAAGGGCCGTCGTTTCGGCTTGCCCGACTGGGCCGGCGCGCAAATCGACTTTACCCGCGCCCAGGCCCTGCGCGGGCTGGAAAACGCCCTGAGCCTGGAAGGCCTGCAAGTTGGCGATGTGCAGCTGGTGAATTTTCGCTATGAAGGTACGTTCAGCGACCCGCAGGTCAGCACCGTAAACGGCACGCCGGTCAGTGCGCAGCGAGTCGAGGGGCGCAACCTGGAACTGGTGGGTCTGCTGCGCGGCGAGGTCGATGCAATCTTCCTCAAAGGCGCCAGCGCCGCCCGGCAGGCCCATGAGTTCGGCCTGCACACCGTCATCGACACCGGCTCGCACCCCGAGCCCCTGATTCGCAGCAACAATGGCACCCCGCGCACACTGGCCGTGGACCTGAACCTGCTGGATAACCATTTCGATGTCGCCACCGGCATTCTCGATTCCGTTCGACGCGCCGAACATTGGGCCCACACCCATCCGGAAGACACCCGCCGCTACCTGGCCCGGGAAACCAACAGCAGCGAGTACTGGGTCAGCGCCGCCTATGGCAACGATGCCCATCTGCGCTTGCGCACCGAACTGGATGAGCAGGCCATCGACGCCCTGCAGGACTTCACACACTTCCTGCATCGCTGGCGCTTCATCCCGAAAAGCTTCGACGTGCGCGACTGGATCGATCCTCGTCCGCTGGACGCGTTGCTGCAAACCCCTACCGCACTGGCAGGCTAA
- a CDS encoding ABC transporter substrate-binding protein, which produces MSKPLDTLWYTHSPVPTGLGIAVQSGRLAQAFAPFGTNIQSLRESSEREVREAHYDHHLKNSVRHGGNIPAIWAYASGVQTRVLGLSWSDEVQLILTTAESGVKSIRDLKNRRFGLPKWANVQIDFTRAQALRGLENALKLEGLDVSDVELVDYPYGGTYSDDQKQHVYGSEVSLDVTRVSRRNNELIGLLRGDIDAIFLKGAHAVHLANEFGLQVVVDTGSHPDPLIRSNNGTPRTLTVDTHLLHEHFDASVNIVDTVLRTEQWAWANPDETRRFLARELNTSEYWVAAAYGEDAHRRLRTTLDARSIEALQDFTDFLHRWDFIPRRFDVRDWIDFSVLEKVIGSTSRLAV; this is translated from the coding sequence ATGAGCAAACCACTCGATACGCTTTGGTATACCCATAGCCCTGTTCCCACGGGGCTAGGCATCGCCGTGCAATCCGGTCGACTGGCGCAAGCCTTTGCGCCGTTCGGCACGAATATCCAATCCCTGCGCGAGTCCAGTGAGCGGGAAGTTCGCGAAGCCCATTACGACCATCACCTGAAAAACTCGGTGCGTCACGGCGGCAATATCCCGGCCATCTGGGCCTATGCCAGCGGCGTACAGACCCGCGTGCTGGGGCTGTCCTGGAGCGACGAGGTGCAGCTGATCCTGACCACCGCGGAATCCGGTGTGAAGAGCATTCGCGACTTGAAAAACCGCCGCTTCGGACTGCCGAAATGGGCCAACGTGCAGATCGACTTCACTCGCGCCCAGGCCCTGCGCGGCCTGGAAAATGCCCTCAAGCTCGAAGGCCTGGACGTGTCTGATGTCGAGTTGGTGGACTACCCCTATGGCGGCACCTACAGCGACGATCAGAAACAGCATGTCTACGGCTCGGAAGTCAGCCTCGACGTCACGCGCGTCAGCCGCCGCAACAACGAACTGATCGGCTTGTTGCGCGGCGACATCGATGCGATTTTTCTCAAGGGCGCGCACGCCGTGCACCTGGCCAACGAATTCGGTTTGCAGGTGGTCGTCGATACCGGCTCTCACCCCGACCCGCTGATTCGCTCGAACAACGGCACGCCACGGACCCTGACCGTGGACACTCACCTGCTGCATGAGCATTTCGACGCCAGCGTGAACATCGTTGATACCGTGCTGCGCACCGAGCAATGGGCCTGGGCCAACCCAGACGAAACCCGGCGTTTTCTCGCACGGGAACTCAACACCAGCGAGTACTGGGTCGCCGCCGCGTACGGCGAAGACGCCCATCGGCGCTTGCGCACGACACTGGATGCACGATCCATTGAAGCGTTGCAGGATTTCACTGATTTCCTGCATCGCTGGGACTTTATTCCGCGGCGTTTCGATGTGCGCGACTGGATCGATTTCAGCGTGCTGGAAAAGGTCATCGGCTCCACGTCACGATTGGCGGTTTGA